ATATGTAGTTTTGGCAACCTTTAACATGATGTGTTTGTGATTAATTGTTTCAAGGAACATGGGTACATCAAGCTATTTCCTTGGTGAGCTGCCCACAATTAGTTTATAATGTGCATAGATTCCATGGAAAGGCCTGATTTTAAACAAGGGCATTTAAATTTCAGCAGCACGATACTTGGTTCATCTACTTCCCCTCTTACCTGATGGCTTCTTTTCAGGGGAATCCTGGAACAAAATGTACCTATTCTGTTAAGTGTGAGGGGTTGGTGCTACATCTATAACTTTACTTCCCTCAGATCAACATCGAAATAATGTGACCATCTCTGTCTGAGACTGAAAAAGTATGCCTGTGTAACAAATAACTGTAATAACATGCAATTGTTCTACAAGCTCTAAAAATCTAACACAACCAAACTCTAAATCTTGATTTCTTTAAATCTTTCATTGGGATGCCACTTCATATGATTCTGGTCGCCAATCAGATTTCTGGGCGCTGAGTATACCTTCATTGTTTTTGGAGTAGGATAAGCGAACCTCCCAACGTAGAGATTTTAATAACTTTTCTACTTCCCCAACAGCACTGGACTCGTCACGGACAATCAATTTACCTCCAGGCCTAACTATCCTATCAACCTCCACCATCACGGGTTCAAGCTTGCACCTGTAAATGCAAAAATAGATGtcactttttaaattttcattatcACGAATTGCGGAAGTGAAAATTCTTATTTAGCATTATTACCTTTTCTTTAGCCTGGAAAAGAGATGATCAGCATGTAGAAGATCATATGTTCTGGGATATGTGCTGAAAGATTCGCACCAGTCGTGGTATATCCCAAAAAGACCCCTTTCATAGATAATAGGAAGTGTATCCGGAGAATCTACGTTCACCACATTCAGAACCCATACTTTCAGGCCCTTGAGTGCCGCTGCAAACCTGAATTTAAATGTTTAATGTTCAGTCAAATGGTAAAATGGAAAAAAGACTTGGGGTGGAATTGTATAGAATATTGTGTTTACCCTCCATAAACAGCTCTCATGTCCATAATATTTCTCACATTGGACCAGCTGATGCCTAATCCACTGAGGTACGACTTGCTCACTTCTCTTTGCCAATGTTCATAATCTGATACAAAATCATCTGGAGCTGGTTTTCCATAGATTCCCATTTGGGATCGGTTTAACCAGTATGGAGCTGAGTTTAGACGACGAGGCCATTCCTGAGGCCAGTGTGAACCCCTTTCAGCCTCATCTACTGGCACTGTGTGCATGCATGACTGCAAGGGCACATACCTGGAAGATagttatttagaaaataaacaTCTGACAACTGTCAGCACTAGTTAGAAGATTTGATCTTCACCGCGTATATGAGTTAATGCAGTATGATTAACAAGATATCCCTACCAAGCAGCATTTGGATCATCGTCATCTTTACACATTGGAGGTTGCTTTCGTTTTCTTTCATCATAGCATACATTTGATACTGGTTTGTGGTAGATAGCTGCAGCAACCATATTTAATTTGTCCTTCTTGATGGTGATAAGCTTCCAACACATAGATACCGTCAAGGCAGACATTTCTGAGATAGAAAGAGCTTATATATATTAGTCTACTAGAGCTAAATACCAAATTAATTGACTGAGATTCGGCTTTTGTATGTTCATGTCCTATATTGCAAATTCATAGACTGTCAGATTTTATAGAATGTCTAGTAGTGAACCCAATtctaaccaaacacaacatcagATGTTAATGTTTACGGgttgatcaacaacatttttgACATACCTTTCCATATCTGAGCATCTTCTGGCCCCTTTCGGTACACAGGAGTTGCTGACCAGACAAAATAACCCCCGGGTCTTAGCATTCGGTTCAATTCCAAAAGAAGAGCACCACCTTAAGAGGAATggttaaatatattgtaagacAGATGAATTTATTTTTGGAATTCATAAAGCATGTCAATGTAGATAGAGATGCACCTTCACGATGCCAAGGAACTCTACAACGCGCACAATGGATAAGATCAAAGACTCTTCCTGGAAATGGAAGTCTCTGAGAGCCCATCACGGCTGAAATTGCAGGTATGCCCCTTTCCAGTGCAAATTGAACTTGAGCTTCATGTTCATCTTTTGGTGCAAATGAAATAGTAAGAACATCTCTGTCAAAAAGAAAACCCCCAAAGCTAGCAACTCCACATCCAACGTCCAACACTGTTCTGGTGTGTTTACCCCATGCAATTTCTGGTGCTGCCTGTTTGTAGCCAAAAACTATGTGTTATGAAATTTATCAAGACTGataatggaatgaaaaattggTTCACCTTTTGCAAAAAGTCTATGTAGTGAAGAGCCCCGTGTATAAATTGTGTCCCGCCTCCAGGAAATGTCAGAACTTCCCCAGATAGTTTCACCCAATTCTGGTGACCCTTAAATTGTGCCAGCGATGTGTGAGGCACATTGTGGTACCATATCTGCATGCCACAACATTTATGtatgaaattaaatttgatGATTGTAGAAACCAACACATTCATTGATAAATATTGTTCATATACCTTGTCTCTGCTGTGAGGCCACTCAATAGGTGTCTTGTATCCCTGCGGGGTAGGTACCAAGCAGGTTGGAGGTTCCTCTGGACAATGCCTTTCCCGGTGTTCAAAGTGGCCTCGACTAGGTAATTGTCTTATTGCTTTCTCATTATCTAAACAAGGTATGTAGTCTGCGCCTGCTGTTACATTGCAGAGTTGCCATGAATATCCGTATAGGCTACCATCTTGATTTTCTGAGGGACTTTTCTTCCTCTCATTGTGGTTATCAGATTGGTCTGCTTGAGTAGACCATGTCTTTTTTGACTCTACAGATTCGTTTGGTATTCCGCCCTCCCCCGTTGCAAAAGACTGATCTTCAACAGTTGAGGGCTTGGGTTGTTTTTTCTTTCGCTTCCTTTGATGATGTTTATTGTCCTTACCCTTGTCTTCAGTAGTAACGGGCTGATCTTTCTGGGCATCTTGCTTTTGAGTTTGAACCTTCTCTTCTCTAACTGTATCCTGATTTCTCATACGGTCATCACTTGAATCAGTGGAATCAATAGTTGACTCATCATGTTCTATTTGATCCTTACTTGTTGCCCCTTCATGATCGGTAGCAATCCCATCTTGTTGCCAGTCCTGCCTTTGCTGTTGTTCCATTTGTTCATTTTCTTGTGATACTTTGTTTGTGGTGTCTTTCAAATTATCATGGCTCTCAGGCTGCATTTTCCTTTTGTTCTCTTCTAGGGTATTCTCATTATCCGCACTCTCACTATGACCGGCTCTATCATTCTTAGAACCACTTTGTTTTTCATCTTTAGTTTCCTCATTTTGACCTTCCATAGTTTCAAATGTATTCTGAATCGCCTTCCTATTGTCATCTGACTTTGCTGTAGAAATTTCTTGATCACTTTCTTGGTTATGAGTCATGGAACTCTCCTCACTCAACTGAACCTCTTGTTGATTAAGTCTCTGTTGCTCTTCTTCAGAAACTGTCCCTTTCAATCCCTCAGAGTTTCCTTCAGCATCAGCTTGTCGCTTCACATTTTCTCCAGTCGGGTGATCTTTAGTATCTAAATGCTCAATCTCTGCAGCAGCCGTCTTGACAAGATTTTCTGCATGCTCATCAGACAATTGATCTTTTTTGTCAGCCACAATCTGAGCCAGACCATCTTGCTTCTGATCATCAGCACTCGCAACTTCTAGTACTTGATCAGAAGACGAATTTTTAGCATTATCATCTTCATCAGTTTTAATTGCATCCTTAGGAAGATTCCCAGGATTGTCTTGAAATGTAGAAGTGTCTTGTTTGGAATCAGTTGTCTGGAAACTAGATTTGGACACCGACATTCGATTAGTAGTGTCTGTAGAAATCAGGGTACCAGGGGTTAGCATATAAACACCAAAAACACATAAGGCCACAAACACCACTGTGGTAGTAGTTGAGACCCAAGGTCCAGATGATCTCTTGCTACGTCCCTTCCCTAGTGCCATATTGCTTTTTCTGTCGAAAAAACTAGGGAGAAGAAAGGTGAATGTCAGGTGATCATGTAATATAGTATAAAACCAGATGAGGTGGCATGTACGTTTTAGTTTTGGTTGTGGTGAAGTGGTGATAAGTTGAAGGAGACATACTGAGGTATGTAAGAAAGAAATATTCTAACTTGGAATGTGTCTTGCCTTAAGATCCTGAAGAATAGCACTGTTCCCCtcagaataaaagaaaaacataaaataaatagaACTGTATTCAGCAATTTATACACGGTGAGcaaaaccggatatccggtccggTTATGAATTATAAACCAGATATCCAGTTTTTCGGATCACTAAATATTTATTCCGGTTCCGGTTTAACCGGATATCCTCTTAAATCGGATCGGAAAACGGATTATCCGGATTCCGATTCTTTTAAAAGAATGTGTATTATTTTCTGAGCATAGTGCTGATAGGATCTTTAGCTGAGACTATCctgcatatataaatacaatgGACTTAAAATTCATTCTCCAAAAACAACCACAGCTGCTGCAAGAAAAAGCAGTATATAGTAGCAGGGAAAAAAGTAACAGATACAATATTGTTTATGTTCAAGAACATACCTGAAATAAGTATTTTATGATGACTGTGATTGCAGAGTAAAGAATTGCATCATTCTAGCTTCTTggatataaaatacataaattatgaACTTGAAGACTTAAGGGTAATTACTAAGCTGTAAAATCATACAGAAGCACATAACCCATCCACTCAGAAATTACTACACTACGTGATCAGTGACTCAGTTCCTAGTGGTTGTGATCAATTGAAAGCGAAAGACCAGAAGTTTAGGAGACGTAAACTAACACGGTAATTGTCAGTCTGGAAGAGACTAATGTATACTCCTTCCTTATCACAATACAAGTCTCTTTTGAtaaaattacgcatattaaaaaagtattaattagataatattttctcacttgTGCCCATAATAAATTCATGAACGTGGACTCTGATTCAACCctcattaattgttatacaGCTCTCAAGAAAGGTAATTTTGgaataatgtcaatatatttgtattggAAATTAATAGTGGACAAGTATtatgaggaaaaaaaaaatctcttcCGAAAGTGACTTGTATTAtgaaatagagggagtattatagtattgaagttaaaacattgaaagtttggtaaGTCGGTgtaagattatttaaaattataggtATTAGTCTAATGTGTCATTTTTTTTTGGAACCCAAATATCATTATCGAAAAATATAATCTCAAATATCATTTTGCAATTCAAAACGATAGATGGTGTGGTGTTCAACCTTCATTTATGTTTCATTTTTAAAGTCATGTTGTCTAACATTTTGAAGTTCTAAACAATATTTCATGTAACCTTTCATGCCAAAACATGCGATCATAGTATGTTTTGTAGGATTTTTTAGATTAAACGTAACATGATATTACATTTTCTTTAAACTAAATTATTCGACATTAATAAGTCGTATGTCAGACCTTTTCTTAAAGGACAAAGTGTTATTATATAGATCTAGATAAAAGACAAAGCACTGGTCACGTTACAGCTACTGTGTTGACTGTAACTATAAAACGAGAATTCATTTAAATTAAGCTTCCACAATCGATTCGTGAGCACAGACGATTTGATAACAGAGAACAGTAATTCT
This genomic window from Daucus carota subsp. sativus chromosome 7, DH1 v3.0, whole genome shotgun sequence contains:
- the LOC108196572 gene encoding probable methyltransferase PMT27 — translated: MALGKGRSKRSSGPWVSTTTTVVFVALCVFGVYMLTPGTLISTDTTNRMSVSKSSFQTTDSKQDTSTFQDNPGNLPKDAIKTDEDDNAKNSSSDQVLEVASADDQKQDGLAQIVADKKDQLSDEHAENLVKTAAAEIEHLDTKDHPTGENVKRQADAEGNSEGLKGTVSEEEQQRLNQQEVQLSEESSMTHNQESDQEISTAKSDDNRKAIQNTFETMEGQNEETKDEKQSGSKNDRAGHSESADNENTLEENKRKMQPESHDNLKDTTNKVSQENEQMEQQQRQDWQQDGIATDHEGATSKDQIEHDESTIDSTDSSDDRMRNQDTVREEKVQTQKQDAQKDQPVTTEDKGKDNKHHQRKRKKKQPKPSTVEDQSFATGEGGIPNESVESKKTWSTQADQSDNHNERKKSPSENQDGSLYGYSWQLCNVTAGADYIPCLDNEKAIRQLPSRGHFEHRERHCPEEPPTCLVPTPQGYKTPIEWPHSRDKIWYHNVPHTSLAQFKGHQNWVKLSGEVLTFPGGGTQFIHGALHYIDFLQKAAPEIAWGKHTRTVLDVGCGVASFGGFLFDRDVLTISFAPKDEHEAQVQFALERGIPAISAVMGSQRLPFPGRVFDLIHCARCRVPWHREGGALLLELNRMLRPGGYFVWSATPVYRKGPEDAQIWKEMSALTVSMCWKLITIKKDKLNMVAAAIYHKPVSNVCYDERKRKQPPMCKDDDDPNAAWYVPLQSCMHTVPVDEAERGSHWPQEWPRRLNSAPYWLNRSQMGIYGKPAPDDFVSDYEHWQREVSKSYLSGLGISWSNVRNIMDMRAVYGGFAAALKGLKVWVLNVVNVDSPDTLPIIYERGLFGIYHDWCESFSTYPRTYDLLHADHLFSRLKKRCKLEPVMVEVDRIVRPGGKLIVRDESSAVGEVEKLLKSLRWEVRLSYSKNNEGILSAQKSDWRPESYEVASQ